The genomic stretch AGCTTGCACTGCTCCTGGTTCCATGGCTGTTTAACATGTAATATTAACACCTTTAATGTTAGGGAATGCAAGGGAGAATAGTGAACTGCAAATAAGGCAACTCCTCAACCTGAAAAtgcccaggggaaaaaaattctattcaaGACATCTGCATGCTTAGAGGAATACTAACATGTAAATATATTAAGAACAAAACTGGTAGGTTTGCAAAACAGGGATCCTTTGCAGGCAACAATATGAATAcaaaaactgtttttaattttcatttttgtagaaTATCAACATTTTCAAAAACCTTATAAAGATTAAGCTATTTTAATGCAATTTCCCAAAGTATTAATAGAGTAACATTAACTACTCttttcaaattcaatttttattaattttctaataataatGTAGTAGAGTCTAAGTTTTAAAGGGATAAAATCAGGGTctgatttatttacttaatttaaaaaaaatgagcctaGGAGACTAGTAATGATTAAATGCTATTATTAACAAATGTAACACATACagtaaatatgcatatattaagTAATACAGTCACCTAAACATTCAAATATCTATCAGCCAACATGTAGCACCAAGCAAATTTATTCCTTATAAAAAACCCtccttcaaaacattttttttttttgcttaaaattcttGAGGTGTTTTCTTGTAAGAAAATATGTTATGGCATCACTATTTTCTCCTCTATTATGAAGCaatattttgacaaaatcacaACTTGAttcatatcatttatttatttaagatttgAAGGATAATATAAGCAATAGAAGATTCATTTTTAGTTAGAGCcaatgtgtgtgggggtggggtggggtggggtggggggaaacaCCCAAACATGTTTTATAGCAAAATACACATTTAGCCAGGTAGAAACTAACTGTCCAGGAGTTTCTTCATTAATCTCTTAAAGAGGGAGACCTGCCGCTCAAGGCAAATTTTCCTTCCACTCTTCAGTGTAGCTCTGCAGCAAAAAGCAAAGAGATGCACCTTTGGTGCCCTGATTCCAAAACAAGATcagacagagggacagagaggaaaAAGGCAGCACCACCTGCCCAGGGCCAGAACTCACATCATCTGGGCGGTGGCACAGTGGGGTCCTGCCTTTATCACCTCCAGTTTGAAGATGTATTCAGCATTGACTTTGGACATggtttttacacacacacagtgaaagtCCCCATCTTCTGCAGGGTGGCAGAAAGGGTGAGGAGCCAGGaataggggagggaggaggatttCAAGAGTGGCCAGAGGCACCTAGAGAatctcccagcccctcccccacccctgcccttggTCTTCATTTCCTTAGCCACCAATTGCATTTCCAGAGGGAAGGTATATTGACTCCGTGGCAGCGCGCTTGTGCAGCCCAGGACAATAGAGCTGGAACCATTAACGTTAAGGACACTGCCTCAGCACCCCGGGGGTTCCCGGAATCAATTCCTACTGCTCCCATGAGTCGGTCCCCTCCCCGCTTTACTTCTGCTCTCACCACCACTGGCGACTGTGACCACAGCTGATAGGAGCAATAGCCCCAGGAGCAGCAGCCCGGGTTTGAGCTGGCTGCAGAGGCTGCAGGAGCACAATATGAGGCCCATGTCCTGGAGTTTCCAGCAGGATCCAAGTGCTCAGGTCAAGTGGGGGCTAGGGTTCCCAGGCCCGCGGCTCCAGCGATGTCCCCGCCTCTTTTATCTCTCCTGCTGGTCCAGTCCGGAAACCTGGGATGGGGAATGAGGAACTGGGGTGCTGAAGCTAAGTCATTTCAGAGAAGAGTTGGGCTCTAGCCAGGCAAGATTAAATAAAACAACCCAAAAAAGGGCTAGAGTCAGCTGCCTTGGCCTTAAGTTGGCAGcaggagccacatctccaaccctaactGAAATATGCACACATTTATGTAGTTTAAAATACTAGTACTCAATCTTATAAGGTCTATGTTTTCTTTATGTGGAACCCAGAGCGCTCTGTGGTCACCATGCAGTTTACACAGTGTATACCTTTGAGACCCAGAcaatttctgtttccttcttaaCTAGCTCCTGCATTACCAAAAACTGCCCTTAGACCCTGCCTTTCTGGTTGACTTCTATTGAGTTTGGCTACTACTGTGTAGTTAAAGCTGTGTTGTTTGTAATTGTTTTCTGCTATTGAAAAGTGAAATTCATTCTCTAGGCAATGACTGTCTTTAGAATTTTACCTGAATGTGGAAGCCTTCTCCAGTCTCTTGGATGAGATTTACCAGCTTCACTAACCATCTTCCCATACACTGTAAGAAGCAAGGTCAATTATCCTCATTACTCATAATCTTACATATATTACAAaagttatatttgatttttttttaatattggagcTTGAATGATTCTCCATTTGTCTTCATCCCGGAAAATATTCCAGAAGAGAGAACAGGAGAGTTTAGCGGGCCAAGTGTCCCAGTCCCAGTGAAGGGTGAGATGGGCTGTATTGCTGGTGGGGAACAACAATGTTCTCTGAAGGAGGATACAGAGTCTGGGAGTTGAGTGTGTAAATGATGTGGAGGTAAGGGTGGAAAGTATGCCACTGAATCCCACACAGGAAAGGTGAAGAGATCAACATGGACTGTATTCCTTTTCTTGAAAAGCAATGGCTTGGCTGTTATCAGGACTAGGTATATGCATATTCCAAATCTGGATTATGTTGGATTCTCTCCGTCACACAAATTAGTAGTGGTGAAGGATACTAGGAGACTGCAGCATGGAACATCTGCAGAAATGTGCATAGTGCAAACTGAATCCCTGGGGCTGGA from Marmota flaviventris isolate mMarFla1 chromosome 7, mMarFla1.hap1, whole genome shotgun sequence encodes the following:
- the LOC114083870 gene encoding platelet factor 4-like isoform X2 — protein: MGLILCSCSLCSQLKPGLLLLGLLLLSAVVTVASGEDGDFHCVCVKTMSKVNAEYIFKLEVIKAGPHCATAQMIATLKSGRKICLERQVSLFKRLMKKLLDS
- the LOC114083870 gene encoding platelet factor 4-like isoform X1: MGLILCSCSLCSQLKPGLLLLGLLLLSAVVTVASGGESRKDGDFHCVCVKTMSKVNAEYIFKLEVIKAGPHCATAQMIATLKSGRKICLERQVSLFKRLMKKLLDS